Part of the Brassica oleracea var. oleracea cultivar TO1000 chromosome C8, BOL, whole genome shotgun sequence genome is shown below.
TGAAAGAACAAGTGATCTATAGTTTCAGGTAGGTTGCATCGTTAACATAAGCCATCAACATTGATTTGACGGGCTCTCAACGCTTCACCCGCAGGGATTGCGCCGTGGAGTACCTTCCACGCAAACAGCTTTGTCTTCGGTGATGTTTTCAAATTCCAGACCGCTTTCTTCCATTCAAACGGCCATCTTGTGAGATCTCCGTGGGATCTGTTCTAGAGGAGAGGGCTGTCGCATAGCCAGACTTAGTTGTGTAGCATCCAGTCTTTGTTCCCAACCAGGAGAGTTTATCCGGGGCTCCCGTTAAAGTTGGTTTAATCTCCATCTGCTTTCTTCCTCTTTTTACCATAAAACGACGAAAACCATATTTATCATCCTCATATTCTTCTTCTTTATACACATGGAACATAGATGCTTGATTTTAGTAGCGTTGGATCATTAGCATTAAGATTCTCAACATGGTCTACAAAGGTATATAATCTACTACAATCGTCTAAAAAGATGTAGACTCTACTAGGATTTTTGGAAGCTTCGTGGTATTGTCAAAACCTTGGATTTCAACACGTCGAATGGTGTTCCTTTCAGGATTGAAGTAGTCAATATAAAACGGTTGTTTGGATGTATAATCAGCCATCGACAACATGATTTCACCCGTAGATATAACTCCAACCTCGGAAGCATAATGCGGAAAGAGTTTATCACCCCTCAAAGTGTAGGCATACTTAGTCCACTCATGTTTCTCCACATCCTCTAGAACCCACACACGCAACTCAATGGCATCATCAGTGAAATCCTCATTGTAAATCACACCTAACTTACCCTTATAGTTTATCAGTTCCTGTAAGCTTTCTGGATATATAAATTTGAATTTTTCAGACCTAACATCAAAGCAAACTATCACATAATTAGATGTAACCTCAGACATTTCCTCCCACATGTAACCTAAGTAATACAAAACTCCATTAATGCATACCCCTTCACTCTTGATCTCAACTCTTAAGGAACATTCGATCTTTCTCCACCTCATTCCTCAAGTTCCCAGTGTCCTAATTTTGTGATCATCAGAACAACATGGATGAGCCATGAACGATACTTTGAATTGTTTCTCAATCGGATCAAACCCCAAGACGCTAGATGAACTTCTGTAACTTGAAATATAAGGTAAGGTCTCATACTGTCTCGTTTTAGGGTTACATATCACGGGCACTCTTTTTTCTTCAGTCCACATACCGTAGAAATAGATCAAACCTGAGGCATAGCCACATGAGAATCGTCGGTCATCATGATCAAATATCTGCATACCGTCTGGAGGGAAATGCATATGAAACTTGGGAGTTACTACAAGAGATGATGAAGGCTTCTTGTGTGGAGTCAGACACTGAGGTAAAGAGAAGATGCTCCACAGACCATCTTCTTCGATGGTAAATATGAGACGAGGCTGATGAAAATGATTAATTAATTATTTAATTTAGCAAATATGCTCTACAGACCATATATTTAGCAAATATGCTCCACTAGAGTTTTTAAGTACAATCAAAGTTTAATTAATTAATTAAATAATCATTAAGCAACCCATATGGAATTTATGGTTAATTATGTTTTAACGGAGGTTCTTAGGGTGGAGTTATTAGTGGAATATAAGACCGGTTTTTAGTTTTTTTTTAGTTAAAAGTTAAGAGATAGATTCTTATATTCCGTTAAAAATTCTAGCCTAAGAACCCTGTTAAAGATGCTGTTAGCCAACCAAAACTAAATCGAATACATGTACAAATAATATACTAACCAAAACATAAAAGAAAAAAAAACGATGAGGCCCATTAAGCCCAAACAGAATCAATCGCGAACTTCGTCACTGCTAATCGTCTGGTGGCAAGCTTTCCACGGTACACGTCTGCGAATGGATAATGTAACCGTTTAGCTCTCTCTTACTTTCTTTCTCTACTCCATAACTCTCTTCCGGAATGAACTTGGCTTCCGTTTCCTCGACGCCGCCAGTGGCTTCAACTTGTTTCCGTTGCCGACGAGCTTTCATCTTCTCCTTCTCTCCTTCGCCTCTCTCTCTCTATTTCCCGCGCGACTCAGCATGGCCTCGAGTTCGCTCCCTGCGGACGGAATCGGACGGCGCTAGGATCGGTGACACGGAGTCGTACGGCTCGGAATTGCTTCGTCGGCCGCTCAATTCGTCTGAGGACGAGGAAAGCTCCGAGGAAGGAGATGAGTTCGTGGATTGGGAAGATAAAATTCTGGAGGTTACGGTTCCTCTCGTTGGCTTCGTGAGGATGATTCTTCACTCCGGAAAGTACGTCTCCTCTTTTCCAACATCTTATCTCATTATTTCGATGAAAGCCACGAAACTGCTTTCTACTATAAAAGCATTGAGGAGGCATAATCATATATTATTACTTTGTTATCTAACTGTTGAACTCGAGATTCTCTCTATTAACTTGAATCCTCGTAATCTTGAAGCATTTCTTGTTATTCGTTATAGATTTGGATGTTAAATTGCAAAAAGAAATATGCGACTGTTACTGCTGCTTATATGTTCATTTGTTTGATTAGGTTTTGAAACCCAAAGAGTATAATGATGTTAGAGTATTGGATCTATACAGAAGATACATTTGCTCCATGTCTGCATACGATCCCCCTAGTTGATCGTATTATGAATCTCGGCTTGGCGTTTTAAATTACAGATACGCAAACCAGGATAGGCTAAGCCCTGAGCACGAAAGAACAATCGTCCAGATGCTGCTTCCTTATCACCCTGAAGTTGAGAAGAAGATCGGATGTGGAATAGACTTTATCATGGTATGTATTATGCTTCTTCTGAAAGTTGGTTTCTTTGGACAAAACTTAGCATTTGTTTACACTTTCAGTTTGTTCTTTGTCTCTTATGCAAGTCCTTTGCATCAAGTCTTAGTATCTTGATTGCTTTGGTTTTCTCATTGCAGGTTGGGCATCACCCAGAGTTTGAGAGATCTCGATGTTTGTTTATAGTTCGAAAAGATGGAGAAGTTGTTGACTTTTCGTATTGGAAATGCATCAAAGGTCTAATAAAGAAGAAGTATCCTCTCTATGCAGACAGTTTCATCCTCAGACATTTTCGCAAACGTAGGCAGAACAGGTGAAGAAAAGCTTTATTGTAGATTCTCAAACTCAACAACGTTCTTGGATACATCCTACAAGGTTTTGAAGTTAAAACTCAGACACACAAGGTCCGTTCACAATCATTTTTCTCGTTTGAGTTGGAATTATGGATGGAACTTTCTAGAAGATATGGTCGTCGCAGGAGAGGAGGAATTACGCCATCAGAATATTACCATTTTCACTGTTTACAGTCCTTAGCATTTATATGATATGAAACTTTTACATTGAACTTATGTGTAGAAGTAGAGACACGGTACACACTTTGTGTGCAGGGTTTGAATATTCTGATGGAGTTTGCTTCTTTTTTTTTTTTTTTTTTTTTTACCATATGCAGAGTATGTTTGGATTCTTGTTGGTAGAACTATGCCATCAAAATCAAAAGGTACAACGGCCCAACAGACTTGACATAAATGTAGCCACTAGAGCTATTCTAAAAAGAAAAAAAGTTACACAAATACGTTCTTTTAGAATCAATTTCTTCGGACGGCAAATGAGTTGACAAAACCAGCCTACCATCTGCTGATCCAATCATCATCCGAGTGATTAGGCTAACTAACTCTGATTTTAGGATTTTAGGATTGTTTTTGATTAGGCTAACTAACTCTGATTTTAGGATTTCAGGATTGTTGAAAACAACGAAAGTAGGATCATATCCTGAATTAATTATATTGAACTAAGTTGTTAAATACATGCGATAGCTGGTCTAGGAAACTAGTGAACATATCGATTATGACGATAACGCTTGCTTAAGAAAGTATCAATCGATACCTAGTCAATAGTATCGATCAACACTCGATCCATGTTTACATGCGAGAGCTGGAGCAGTGGACTTAGTCATCTGATTAGACTCGCAACAAGAGCTGGATATCTTTGAATTAGAACTCGATTTATAGAATTTTCAGTCACATACCCTTAGCTTCAATAATAATTATAATCATGATTGCATGAAACTCTAAATCTAGCTATTTTCTTGTATATTCTCACAACAAATCAATTGATTTACTGCTTTACATAATTTACTACTTTACACCTATTTGTCTAGCTTAATTGTGATATTGTTGAGTCTATTGTGTGCACACGCTCCCTGTGGATTTGGTCTCTAAATACTACAGCTGAATTTCTTATTTGAGAGAGTAAAATTGTTCATAGGGTAATTTGAGTGATATCATAAAGTTTTGAATGCAAAAATTGAGATGACAAGTGCTGATGTTGCTCAATTTCAAGAATTTTTAGCTCGTCATAAGCATATCAAAGATCGATATGCTCATTTCGAACTTCGAAATACTTCGAAATGTAGTATGTTGTAATTTCACTTTGTTATGTGTTTTTAATTGTTTAATCTAAGAGTTTGTTTTAATAATAATATTTAATATTTTTTTCATATAATATATTTATGTTTGAATTAGAAATATTTTTTAAAAAAAAATTGAATTAGAAATATTTTTTAAATTAAAATTTTGATATTAGTTAATATCTTTTAGTCATCAATAATAAATATTTTAGTAAACTATTAAAAACTAAGAGAATCTTGTTTAATTACATAATAATGAAGAATATCTTTTTTAGTGTAATATTTGGTGTTTTGGTTGAAGATCCAAAAACATTCAGTGCTAAAACTACATTAATAGTTTATTATATGTTGTTTTTGGTTGAAGATTCCAAAAACATTTAGAATCTTGTTTTTGGTTGTACCATATGTTGGAGATTTTTTATTCTTTTCTTTCACAACATTTACGATGGCTCCGTTAAAAAAATATAAGTAATTACCATAAGGGCACATGTTTTATCAAAGGAGATGGAGTTACTTACAAAGTTAACAGAGATTTACAAATATGTCCATCCTAATATTAGACAAAACATGTGAGCACTTTCATAGTTTTTGTTAAGAATGCTTTAAGGTTTTTTTTACACTTGATTGTATTATTAAGCTTTTTATGCAAAGAATTTTAAACAAATGAGAACTACCAAAACAAATGTAGAAAAATGATACACCAATAGAGATTTAAAGCAAACTAACACATATCTATTTTGCGTATGGATGACTAAAGATCCTTCATGTAAAATCTCCATATTTGCTTATGCAATAGTTGAATCGCAAGGGAAATAATCTTCGTATTAATCCAAAAACATCATGCTTCAGACTGAATTGAGAACGACTGCCACTTTTTTTGAATACTCTAGTAGGAGTCATTGAAACAAGACCACTATTTATATTGTTCTATTGATAATAACATAGTCAAAGAAATTACTGTACTATAGAGCTTCATGTTGTATTTCAAAGTAAACCATAGTTTTCAGCAAGAACTTTATCACCATTAAATGAAGAACCATCAACGATTGAAGTCTGTAAGACCCGTCGCCACCATCCGCAGAAGAATGATTTAAATTTTTATTGTTTATTATGGAAATATAATATTTAGAGGTTTAAAGTGGAAGTGTTTGGAAGATTTTTGTGGGATTTTTATAATAATTAAATGAATTATTTTATTTGTGATTCTTTAGTATTGAAAAAAAAACTATACCGATTTTTGGGAAGTGCCCCAACTTGCAAATGCACAAGGTCCTCTTTTTGAAAATTTCTTAAGAAAATTAGAGTCCTAATTTTTTTAAACATATAGATTAGGATCCTAATTCATAAATTTACAGAAATATAACTATACTTTTTTTAACAGCAAACACCATGTATTATTAATTCAGCCGGAAGAGGTTGGCTCTGTGAGCTAATCATCCTGGAATATCAGAGTTTACATGGGAAAATATAGAATTCTGTAGATGAGCTTCCTTAGCAAGAAGGTCTGCTCTTACATTACACTCTCTAGCGATAAAAGAAATTGAGAAAACTGTAAAAGATGATAGTAGATGAATAAATTCATTCCATTCTGAAGCCAAAGCTCGCCAATCTTCTTCATCGTTGATCAGCTTAACAAGCTGAAGACAGTCTGTTTGAAAGGACATCGATGTAAATCCTAGTTGCAGGGAGCTTTTCATTGCAAGGACCAAGATAGTGAACTCTGCGTGCAAAGGAGAGAGGACCTGGTCCATACCAAAGGAACCATACATATGCGTTCCACTCACCAGATCGAAGACAAAACCACCTCCAGAATCTGTCGAATTTGTCACCCAAGATGCGTCCACTAGGCATCTTGGTAATGGTGATTCATTCTCTAGAATATCAGTG
Proteins encoded:
- the LOC106307969 gene encoding protein DCL, chloroplastic, whose amino-acid sequence is MNLASVSSTPPVASTCFRCRRAFIFSFSPSPLSLYFPRDSAWPRVRSLRTESDGARIGDTESYGSELLRRPLNSSEDEESSEEGDEFVDWEDKILEVTVPLVGFVRMILHSGKYANQDRLSPEHERTIVQMLLPYHPEVEKKIGCGIDFIMVGHHPEFERSRCLFIVRKDGEVVDFSYWKCIKGLIKKKYPLYADSFILRHFRKRRQNR